The Nitriliruptor alkaliphilus DSM 45188 genome includes a region encoding these proteins:
- a CDS encoding FAD-dependent oxidoreductase, which yields MDKPVLLAVDDDRQVLAAVRRDLQTRYARDYRVVATDGGPAALEATRELHRRGDEIALFLVDQRMPELTGTEFLLAAREHYPDARKVLLTAYADTEAAIQSINEVGLDHYLMKPWDPPEETLYPVLDDLLGDWAASRPAPFDGIRVVGARWDATTHDVKDFLVRNQIPYRFLDIERDPEAATLLDAGGDSEPLLPAVFFPDGAVVSRPGTTELAGRLGLQVEASAPFYDLVIIGAGPAGLAGAVYGASEGLRVAVLERHAPGGQAGTSSRIENYLGFPNGISGADLARRANAQAKRLGAEVLSPVEVTSVRVEGPARVATLSDGRELSSHAVLVASGMKVRRLGAPGIERLTGAGVYYGATLADAASFRGERVFIVGGANSAGQAAMMFSRTAEQVTLLVRGASIDHSMSRYLVDQIEATENIRVLTTTQVREVRGATHLEELVLESRGSDEPVTEKAAGLFIFVGAEPYTDFLQGVVALNFRGFVRTGPDLVGPGGEPSNWPLERDPYLLETSAPGIFAAGDVCEGTVQRVASAVGQGSMCISLVHRYLATV from the coding sequence ATGGACAAGCCGGTGCTGCTGGCCGTCGACGACGACCGGCAGGTGCTGGCAGCGGTGCGACGAGACCTCCAGACACGCTACGCCCGCGACTACCGCGTGGTGGCCACTGACGGTGGCCCTGCCGCACTGGAGGCGACGCGGGAGCTGCACCGGCGCGGCGACGAGATCGCGCTGTTCCTCGTCGACCAGCGGATGCCGGAGCTGACCGGGACCGAGTTCCTCCTCGCCGCTCGGGAGCACTACCCCGACGCCCGCAAGGTGCTGCTGACCGCGTACGCGGACACCGAAGCGGCGATCCAGAGCATCAACGAGGTCGGGCTGGACCACTACCTGATGAAGCCGTGGGATCCGCCCGAGGAGACCCTCTACCCGGTCCTCGACGACCTGCTCGGCGACTGGGCGGCCTCGCGGCCCGCGCCGTTCGACGGGATCCGTGTCGTCGGTGCGCGGTGGGATGCCACGACCCACGACGTCAAGGACTTCCTCGTCAGGAACCAGATCCCGTACCGCTTCCTGGATATCGAACGCGACCCGGAGGCCGCCACGCTGCTGGACGCCGGCGGCGACTCCGAGCCGCTGCTGCCGGCGGTCTTCTTCCCGGACGGTGCCGTCGTGAGCCGGCCGGGCACCACCGAGCTGGCGGGTCGGCTCGGGCTGCAGGTCGAGGCCAGCGCCCCCTTCTACGACCTCGTGATCATCGGCGCCGGACCTGCCGGCCTGGCCGGTGCGGTCTACGGGGCCTCGGAGGGGCTCCGCGTGGCCGTGCTCGAACGGCACGCTCCCGGGGGGCAGGCGGGCACGAGCTCACGCATCGAGAACTACCTCGGGTTCCCGAACGGGATCAGCGGCGCCGACCTCGCACGGCGGGCGAACGCGCAGGCGAAGCGGTTGGGGGCCGAGGTGCTGTCACCGGTCGAGGTCACCTCCGTGCGGGTCGAGGGGCCCGCCCGGGTGGCGACGCTCTCGGACGGCCGGGAGCTGTCGTCGCACGCGGTGTTGGTCGCCTCGGGGATGAAGGTGCGCCGGCTCGGTGCCCCTGGCATCGAGCGGCTGACGGGCGCGGGCGTGTACTACGGCGCGACGTTGGCCGACGCGGCCAGCTTCCGTGGTGAGCGGGTGTTCATCGTCGGCGGCGCCAACTCCGCCGGACAAGCGGCGATGATGTTCTCACGCACCGCGGAGCAGGTGACGCTGCTCGTGCGCGGTGCCTCCATCGATCACAGCATGTCGCGGTACCTCGTCGACCAGATCGAGGCCACCGAGAACATCCGTGTGCTGACGACCACCCAGGTCCGGGAGGTGCGCGGTGCCACCCACCTCGAGGAGCTCGTGCTCGAGAGCCGCGGTTCGGACGAACCGGTCACGGAGAAGGCCGCCGGGCTGTTCATCTTCGTCGGCGCGGAGCCCTACACCGACTTCCTCCAGGGTGTCGTGGCCTTGAACTTCCGCGGCTTCGTCCGCACTGGGCCCGACCTCGTCGGTCCCGGCGGCGAGCCCTCCAACTGGCCGCTGGAGCGCGATCCGTACCTGCTCGAGACCAGCGCGCCGGGGATCTTCGCGGCCGGTGACGTGTGCGAGGGAACGGTGCAGCGGGTGGCGTCCGCTGTGGGCCAGGGCTCGATGTGCATCTCGCTGGTCCACCGCTACCTGGCGACGGTGTGA
- a CDS encoding sensor histidine kinase has protein sequence MEPYERLKQVDLFTDLSDDDLRRICKGVLEVNLESGEVLFEEGDPGDQAYVVLAGTVDIVKATEGREALVAVREPGSVIGEMALLQEAPRIATVRARTDAQLLVISKATLDELLESSPSAARAMFRSLLARMRETSDRLRHSERMAQLGTLTAGVAHELNNPAAAATRAAQRLREELETYTALAAQPPEDGGVARRGALALAVDRVAAGDELDALARSGAEMAVEAWLDERGVEEPWLLAPELVGAGIDAGLLDQLGPEVTGPALADAARFLVASSVIRGLVADIAASTARLSEIVRSLKSYAYLDRAPAQDVDLVQGLEDTLLMLAHKTKHVRIQREFDPDLPTIAAYGSELNQVWTNLIDNACDALAEVTDRTPTLTLRAFPAGADVIVEIEDNGPGIPPDLQPRIFDAFVTTKPPGQGTGLGLQISYRIVALEHRGELMVDSEPGRTTFRVVLPARLHEPAGSTPANEGGAP, from the coding sequence ATGGAGCCGTACGAGCGGCTGAAGCAGGTCGACCTGTTCACCGACCTGTCCGACGACGACCTGCGCCGCATCTGCAAGGGCGTCCTCGAGGTCAACCTCGAGTCGGGGGAGGTGCTGTTCGAGGAGGGTGATCCGGGCGACCAGGCCTACGTCGTCCTCGCCGGCACGGTCGACATCGTCAAGGCGACCGAGGGGCGTGAGGCCCTCGTGGCCGTCCGTGAACCGGGCAGCGTCATCGGCGAGATGGCGCTGCTCCAGGAAGCGCCGCGCATCGCGACCGTGCGAGCGCGGACGGACGCGCAGTTGCTGGTCATCTCCAAGGCCACGCTCGACGAGCTGCTGGAGTCCAGTCCCTCGGCCGCCCGTGCGATGTTCCGGAGCCTGCTGGCTCGGATGCGCGAGACGTCGGACCGGCTCCGCCACAGCGAACGCATGGCGCAGCTCGGCACGCTGACGGCCGGGGTGGCGCACGAGCTGAACAACCCGGCCGCAGCGGCGACCCGAGCGGCGCAGCGGCTGCGCGAGGAGCTCGAGACCTACACGGCGCTGGCCGCCCAGCCACCGGAGGACGGGGGCGTGGCACGGCGCGGTGCCCTCGCGTTGGCCGTCGACCGGGTCGCCGCCGGCGACGAGCTGGACGCGCTCGCACGGAGCGGCGCCGAGATGGCCGTCGAGGCGTGGCTGGACGAGCGCGGCGTCGAGGAACCGTGGCTGCTGGCACCGGAGCTGGTCGGGGCGGGCATCGACGCTGGCCTGCTCGATCAGCTGGGGCCCGAGGTCACCGGCCCGGCGCTGGCCGACGCCGCCCGCTTCCTGGTCGCCTCGAGTGTGATCCGTGGGCTCGTCGCCGACATCGCTGCCAGCACGGCACGCCTCTCGGAGATCGTCCGGTCCCTCAAGAGCTACGCCTACCTCGACCGCGCCCCGGCACAGGACGTCGACCTCGTCCAGGGGCTCGAGGACACGCTGCTCATGCTCGCCCACAAGACCAAGCACGTCAGGATCCAGCGCGAGTTCGACCCGGACCTGCCGACCATCGCCGCGTACGGCAGTGAGCTCAACCAGGTCTGGACCAACCTCATCGACAACGCCTGCGACGCCCTCGCCGAGGTCACCGACCGGACCCCGACCCTGACGTTGCGGGCCTTTCCGGCAGGCGCGGACGTGATCGTCGAGATCGAGGACAACGGCCCTGGCATCCCGCCCGACCTGCAACCGCGGATCTTCGACGCGTTCGTCACGACCAAGCCGCCGGGGCAGGGGACCGGTCTCGGGTTGCAGATCAGCTACCGCATCGTCGCCCTCGAGCACCGCGGCGAGCTGATGGTCGACTCCGAGCCGGGCCGAACCACCTTCCGCGTGGTGTTGCCGGCACGACTCCACGAGCCGGCGGGTTCGACCCCGGCCAACGAAGGAGGAGCACCATGA
- a CDS encoding UBP-type zinc finger domain-containing protein, whose protein sequence is MTSAPCEHLATVPDEPKPEGGCEQCLAVGDTWVHLRFCVTCRQVGCCDDSKNRHARRHAEAMGHPVIRTKEPGEDWAWCIPDDVGMNLGR, encoded by the coding sequence ATGACCAGCGCGCCGTGTGAGCACCTGGCGACGGTCCCCGACGAGCCGAAACCGGAGGGCGGCTGCGAGCAGTGTCTCGCGGTGGGTGACACCTGGGTGCACCTCCGGTTCTGCGTGACCTGCCGGCAGGTCGGCTGCTGCGACGACTCCAAGAACCGCCACGCGCGACGGCACGCGGAAGCCATGGGTCACCCCGTGATCCGGACCAAGGAGCCCGGCGAGGACTGGGCCTGGTGCATCCCGGACGACGTCGGCATGAACCTGGGCCGATGA
- a CDS encoding HEAT repeat domain-containing protein: MRDGEQRLVGWAALLFAVTQAGHGLGANTADTLFFLRFGVEFLPVMILVSGPVVMLATLVHSAGLGRVGVSRWLVVVLWALAGWVVLERIGVAVGLPGIYAVVWLGGQVAILVSFTVMWNAAAEVCTTRQAKRLFPLFASAGIGGGIVGNALTGPLAALLGTENLLLVHAALLAGGAVVMDRLVRCFVTPASDNDATGSGLADLRAGLAVTLRTPLLRLAAGVAVAFSVLFFLVVFPFAEVVTASFDSEAEVAGYLGLFSAIATALTFVVSLFGANRLFARIGVVATLLVVPIVYAAGFGLWIVAFGLVTATLVRGAQWVALNGLGATAWSSLFNVLPTRRRGQVLASIAGVPTQLGTTIAGVLLIVGSRLPPEQQAVIGLGVALVAVVLVARMRRAYAGALVDAVRQGLVEVFSAPTPGIQKPTLDADAHAALLRALEDPDPRSRAVAASMLGRLEPSSSADGVARALRDGDARVRVAALDGLADDPASIEMAQSMLGDESSEIRRRAIAVLERHAGDLGPLADRALTDPDPTVRAGAASLVDAAVAGPVIAAMLRSDDPRRIAAALPVAARCRIPVRGADPESFADHPDRRVRLAAAQASAGRADRVDTLRRLLDDPSVRVRTAAADALAAHAEAVPTLLEVLDTGSVRACDAALRALVGAGIELDGLRSWVATEIDRAAFLRRHAITLQAAASGSTHGYLARLLRARQERLQRWALLALDSPAIRGAMPVVRRGIWSSDPETRAQALEALDSLTDRSLARSLIPLLEDDVRVDHHDIRSTLRELSEDLDAWIRALALRSLAEDLTADLEQLQRAAGTDPCDLVRSAVARWRPTQMDEIRILDIVDRVVALQQVPMFAEIDAEDLERVASVTTERRYEPDEPIFRYGTVGDEMLVVITGEVDVHRSDGAVIRSYGAGQHVGELALLSGRPRAADVIAGPDGVHGLLLGAVELEAILEERPEVAIAMLATLAERLATM, encoded by the coding sequence GTGCGCGACGGCGAGCAACGTCTGGTCGGGTGGGCGGCCCTCCTGTTCGCGGTGACGCAGGCCGGTCACGGGCTCGGGGCCAACACGGCCGACACGCTGTTCTTCCTCCGGTTCGGGGTCGAGTTCCTGCCGGTGATGATCCTCGTCTCCGGACCGGTCGTGATGCTGGCCACGCTCGTCCACTCGGCGGGGCTCGGACGCGTCGGCGTGTCGCGGTGGCTCGTCGTGGTCCTGTGGGCCCTCGCGGGGTGGGTCGTGCTGGAACGGATCGGTGTGGCCGTGGGGCTGCCGGGCATCTATGCGGTCGTGTGGCTCGGCGGACAGGTCGCGATCCTCGTGTCCTTCACCGTGATGTGGAACGCCGCCGCCGAGGTGTGCACGACCCGGCAGGCCAAGCGCCTGTTCCCGCTGTTCGCGTCGGCCGGCATCGGCGGCGGCATCGTCGGCAACGCGCTGACCGGGCCGCTCGCCGCCCTGCTCGGGACGGAGAACCTGCTGCTCGTGCACGCCGCCCTCCTGGCCGGCGGCGCCGTGGTGATGGACCGCCTCGTCCGGTGCTTCGTCACACCCGCATCCGACAACGACGCGACGGGGTCCGGACTGGCTGACCTGCGCGCCGGCCTGGCGGTCACCCTCAGGACGCCACTCTTACGCCTGGCGGCCGGCGTTGCGGTCGCCTTCTCGGTGCTGTTCTTCCTCGTGGTCTTCCCGTTCGCCGAGGTCGTCACCGCCTCCTTCGACAGCGAGGCCGAGGTCGCTGGCTACCTCGGGCTGTTCTCCGCCATCGCGACCGCTCTGACGTTCGTCGTGTCGCTGTTCGGCGCCAACCGGTTGTTCGCGCGTATCGGCGTGGTCGCCACGCTCCTGGTCGTCCCGATCGTCTACGCCGCCGGATTCGGGCTGTGGATCGTGGCGTTCGGCCTCGTCACGGCGACGCTGGTGCGCGGTGCCCAGTGGGTCGCCCTCAACGGCCTCGGTGCGACCGCGTGGAGTTCGCTGTTCAACGTCCTCCCCACCCGACGGCGAGGTCAGGTGCTGGCGTCCATCGCCGGCGTGCCGACCCAGCTCGGCACGACGATCGCGGGGGTGTTGCTCATCGTCGGGTCGCGGCTGCCACCGGAGCAGCAGGCGGTGATCGGTCTGGGTGTGGCGCTCGTGGCCGTGGTGCTCGTCGCACGCATGCGGCGGGCGTACGCCGGTGCACTGGTGGACGCCGTCCGGCAGGGGCTCGTGGAGGTGTTCTCGGCGCCCACCCCGGGCATCCAGAAGCCGACCCTGGACGCTGACGCCCACGCCGCGCTGCTGCGGGCGCTGGAGGATCCCGATCCCCGCTCCCGCGCCGTCGCGGCATCCATGCTGGGACGGCTCGAACCGAGCAGCTCGGCCGACGGGGTGGCGCGGGCACTGCGAGATGGTGACGCCCGCGTGCGTGTGGCGGCGCTCGACGGGCTGGCCGACGACCCGGCGTCGATCGAGATGGCGCAGAGCATGCTGGGCGACGAGTCGTCGGAGATCCGCCGCCGTGCGATCGCCGTCCTCGAGCGGCACGCCGGCGACCTCGGACCGCTGGCCGACCGGGCGCTGACCGATCCTGACCCGACGGTTCGCGCGGGCGCCGCGTCGCTGGTCGATGCGGCGGTCGCCGGTCCGGTCATCGCGGCGATGCTCCGCTCGGACGATCCACGCCGGATCGCCGCGGCGCTGCCCGTCGCCGCGCGTTGCCGCATCCCGGTCCGTGGTGCCGACCCCGAGTCCTTCGCCGACCATCCCGATCGTCGGGTGCGGTTGGCGGCCGCCCAGGCGTCGGCCGGCCGCGCCGACCGGGTCGACACGCTCCGGCGTCTCCTCGACGACCCGTCGGTCCGCGTCCGCACCGCCGCGGCCGACGCCCTCGCAGCACATGCCGAGGCCGTCCCGACGCTGCTGGAGGTGCTGGACACCGGGTCGGTGCGGGCCTGCGATGCCGCGCTGCGTGCGCTGGTTGGTGCCGGCATCGAGCTCGACGGCCTGCGCAGCTGGGTCGCCACCGAGATCGATCGGGCGGCGTTCCTTCGGCGGCACGCGATCACCCTGCAGGCGGCAGCCTCCGGATCCACTCACGGCTACCTGGCGCGCCTGCTGCGTGCACGGCAGGAACGTCTGCAGCGGTGGGCCTTGCTGGCGCTGGACTCCCCCGCGATCCGAGGCGCCATGCCGGTGGTGCGGCGTGGGATCTGGTCGTCCGATCCGGAGACACGGGCACAGGCGCTCGAGGCGCTGGACTCGCTCACCGACCGGTCGTTGGCGCGCAGCCTCATCCCGCTCCTGGAGGACGACGTCCGGGTCGACCACCACGACATCCGGTCTACGCTGCGGGAGCTGTCCGAGGACCTCGACGCGTGGATCCGGGCGCTGGCGCTCCGGAGCCTCGCCGAGGACCTGACCGCCGACCTCGAGCAGCTGCAGCGGGCGGCGGGCACCGATCCGTGCGATCTGGTGCGGTCGGCCGTGGCGCGCTGGAGGCCGACGCAGATGGACGAGATCCGCATCCTCGACATCGTCGACCGGGTCGTCGCGCTGCAGCAGGTGCCGATGTTCGCCGAGATCGATGCCGAGGACCTCGAACGCGTCGCGTCGGTGACGACCGAGCGGCGCTACGAGCCGGACGAGCCGATCTTCCGCTACGGGACCGTCGGCGACGAGATGCTGGTGGTCATCACCGGCGAGGTCGACGTGCATCGGTCGGACGGCGCGGTGATCCGTTCCTACGGCGCCGGGCAGCACGTCGGCGAGCTGGCGCTGCTCAGTGGGCGACCACGAGCCGCGGACGTCATCGCGGGCCCCGACGGCGTGCACGGGCTGCTGCTCGGTGCCGTGGAGCTCGAGGCCATCCTCGAGGAACGCCCCGAGGTGGCGATAGCGATGCTCGCCACCCTCGCGGAGCGCCTCGCGACGATGTGA
- a CDS encoding (2Fe-2S)-binding protein, which translates to MTRISITVDGDTYEHDVEPRTLLVHHLRESCDRTGTNVGCDTSNCGACTVHMGGTSVKSCTILAVQADGEDIRTIQGMATPVPGGNETEGWHPLQKAFHVEHGLQCGFCTPGMIMASAALLEENPDPSEDQIRQGLEGNLCRCTGYVNIVRSVQRAAAELRGEPMQDSPEEGSIGQADGVLDPASADALEQMEVAP; encoded by the coding sequence GTGACACGCATCTCGATCACCGTCGATGGTGACACCTACGAGCACGACGTCGAACCACGAACCCTGCTGGTGCACCACCTCAGGGAGTCGTGCGACAGGACCGGCACCAACGTCGGGTGCGACACCTCGAACTGCGGTGCCTGCACGGTCCACATGGGCGGTACGTCGGTCAAGAGCTGCACGATCCTGGCGGTCCAGGCCGATGGTGAGGACATCCGCACCATCCAGGGCATGGCCACACCGGTCCCCGGCGGCAACGAGACCGAGGGCTGGCACCCGCTGCAGAAGGCCTTCCACGTCGAACACGGGCTGCAGTGCGGCTTCTGTACCCCCGGGATGATCATGGCGTCGGCGGCGCTCCTGGAGGAGAACCCCGACCCCAGCGAGGATCAGATCCGCCAGGGCCTCGAGGGCAACCTCTGCCGGTGCACCGGGTACGTCAACATCGTGCGGTCCGTCCAGCGCGCCGCTGCCGAGCTGCGCGGTGAGCCGATGCAGGACAGCCCCGAGGAGGGCTCGATCGGGCAGGCCGACGGGGTGTTGGATCCCGCGTCCGCCGATGCGCTCGAGCAGATGGAGGTGGCGCCGTGA
- a CDS encoding xanthine dehydrogenase family protein molybdopterin-binding subunit, translated as MTALDSPPATANVGRTRLRKEDARLVTGRTMWTDNFQLNGMLHVAMVRSPMAHARVTKVDVSAALEQPGVVAAFSGADLQSHWEGGLPCAWPVTDDMASPVHLPLATDEVRYVGDGVAVVVARSRAQAVDAVEFVDVEYDPLPVVTDMEEALADGAPLADTSLSSNKSYTWQKIDGEIDAAFDGADRIVTRRFIQQRLIPLAIEPRSVVCAPPRESREYTLYSATQVPHVLRLMLALTCGVPEHELRVVAPDVGGGFGSKLNVYAEEALCLVLARQLGAPVKWTETRSEGFQATIHGRDQIQDMSLALDADGRIRGLKVELHADMGAYLQLVTPGVPLLGAFMYNAIYKMDALSFTCHGVFTNKTPTDAYRGAGRPEATYAIERLIDEAAVELGMEPFELRERNWIKHEEFPFTTIAGITYDSGNYEAATARAKELFDYDGLRAEQARRRESDDTVQLGIGISTFTEMCGLAPSRVLGSLSYGAGGWEHASVRMLPTGKVEVITGTSPHGQGHVTAWSQIAADQLGVPYEDVEVRHGDTAIAHKGMDTYGSRSLVVGGYAVVSACDKVVAKARKVAAHLLEAAEDDLEFDAGTFSVRGSPDASTTIQDVALAVFAAHDYPEDMEPSIDSDATVDPENFSYPHGTHLCAVEVDTETGHVELRSYVAVDDVGKVINPQIVEGQVHGGLAQGIAQALFEEAIYDTQGNLTTGSIVDYYAPSAADLPTFVTDRTETPATSNPLGVKGVGEAGAIASTPAVINAVVDALRPMGVNDVRMPASPRNVWEAMETARSAGGAQ; from the coding sequence GTGACCGCCCTCGACTCGCCCCCCGCCACCGCCAACGTCGGCCGCACGCGCCTGCGCAAGGAGGACGCGCGCCTCGTCACCGGCCGCACGATGTGGACCGACAACTTCCAGCTCAACGGGATGCTGCACGTGGCGATGGTGCGCAGCCCGATGGCGCACGCGAGGGTCACGAAGGTCGACGTGTCGGCCGCGCTCGAGCAGCCGGGTGTCGTCGCTGCCTTCAGTGGCGCCGACCTGCAGAGCCACTGGGAGGGCGGCCTGCCGTGCGCCTGGCCCGTGACCGACGACATGGCATCGCCGGTCCACCTGCCGCTCGCGACCGACGAGGTCCGTTACGTCGGTGACGGGGTCGCGGTCGTGGTCGCACGGTCGCGTGCCCAGGCGGTCGACGCGGTCGAGTTCGTCGACGTCGAGTACGACCCGCTCCCCGTGGTCACCGACATGGAGGAGGCACTGGCCGACGGCGCGCCGCTGGCCGACACCTCGCTGTCGAGCAACAAGAGCTACACCTGGCAGAAGATCGACGGCGAGATCGACGCCGCCTTCGACGGTGCCGACCGCATCGTCACCCGACGGTTCATCCAGCAGCGGCTCATCCCGCTCGCCATCGAGCCGCGCTCGGTGGTGTGCGCCCCACCCCGGGAATCGCGCGAGTACACCCTCTACTCGGCGACCCAGGTGCCGCACGTCCTGCGGCTGATGCTGGCCCTGACCTGCGGTGTGCCCGAGCACGAGCTGCGCGTGGTCGCCCCCGACGTCGGCGGCGGTTTCGGCAGCAAACTCAACGTCTACGCCGAGGAGGCGCTCTGCCTCGTGCTGGCCCGCCAGCTCGGCGCACCGGTCAAGTGGACCGAGACCCGGTCCGAGGGGTTCCAGGCCACGATCCACGGTCGCGACCAGATCCAGGACATGTCCCTCGCGTTGGACGCGGACGGTCGGATCCGCGGCCTGAAGGTCGAACTGCACGCCGACATGGGCGCCTACCTGCAGCTGGTCACGCCGGGCGTGCCGCTCCTCGGGGCGTTCATGTACAACGCCATCTACAAGATGGACGCGCTGTCGTTCACCTGCCACGGCGTCTTCACCAACAAGACCCCGACCGACGCCTACCGCGGCGCCGGTCGTCCCGAGGCGACCTACGCGATCGAGCGCCTCATCGACGAGGCCGCCGTCGAGCTCGGCATGGAGCCCTTCGAGCTCCGCGAACGCAACTGGATCAAGCACGAGGAGTTCCCCTTCACGACGATCGCGGGGATCACCTACGACTCGGGCAACTACGAGGCGGCGACCGCCAGAGCCAAGGAGCTGTTCGACTACGACGGCCTCCGTGCCGAGCAGGCACGGCGCCGCGAGTCGGACGACACCGTCCAGCTCGGCATCGGGATCTCGACCTTCACCGAGATGTGCGGGTTGGCGCCCTCGCGCGTCCTCGGCTCGCTGTCCTACGGGGCCGGTGGGTGGGAGCACGCCTCGGTCAGGATGCTGCCGACGGGCAAGGTCGAGGTCATCACCGGCACCTCGCCGCACGGGCAGGGGCACGTGACGGCCTGGTCGCAGATCGCTGCGGACCAGCTCGGGGTGCCCTACGAGGACGTCGAGGTGCGGCACGGCGACACCGCCATCGCGCACAAGGGGATGGACACCTACGGGTCGCGGTCCCTGGTGGTCGGCGGGTACGCGGTCGTGTCGGCCTGCGACAAGGTCGTGGCCAAGGCGCGGAAGGTCGCGGCGCACCTGCTCGAAGCCGCCGAGGACGACCTCGAGTTCGACGCCGGCACGTTCAGCGTGCGGGGCTCACCGGATGCGAGCACGACCATCCAGGACGTCGCCCTCGCGGTGTTCGCCGCCCACGACTACCCCGAGGACATGGAGCCGTCCATCGACTCCGACGCGACCGTTGACCCCGAGAACTTCTCCTACCCGCACGGTACGCACCTGTGCGCCGTCGAGGTCGACACCGAGACCGGGCACGTGGAGCTGCGCAGCTACGTCGCCGTCGACGACGTCGGCAAGGTCATCAACCCGCAGATCGTCGAGGGGCAGGTCCACGGCGGCCTGGCGCAGGGCATCGCGCAGGCGCTGTTCGAGGAGGCCATCTACGACACGCAGGGCAACCTCACGACCGGCTCGATCGTCGACTACTACGCGCCGTCGGCGGCCGACCTGCCGACGTTCGTGACCGACCGGACCGAGACACCGGCCACCTCCAACCCCCTGGGGGTCAAGGGCGTCGGTGAGGCCGGGGCGATCGCGTCGACGCCGGCGGTCATCAACGCGGTGGTCGACGCCCTCAGACCGATGGGGGTCAACGACGTGCGGATGCCGGCGTCACCTCGCAACGTCTGGGAAGCCATGGAGACCGCGCGATCCGCAGGAGGTGCCCAGTGA
- a CDS encoding FAD binding domain-containing protein: protein MIPATFDYVRAGSIDEAVAALVEHGDEAKLLAGGHSLLPLMKLRLAAPEVIVDLGRVDELRGICEADGHIAIGAMTTHDAVTKDPLVQQHCGVLADVTKTVGDAQVRHRGTIGGAIAHGDAASDLPSLLLALDGTVVVQGPDGRRNIRAADLFVDYLETSIGEDEVVVEVRVPKLVGDWGWRYEKFGRVAQAWAIVGSCALVKRSDGTIEDARIGLTHMGTTPLRATATEAALRGASTDAIADAADQAAEGTSPPSDLNATPAFRGHLARVLTRRALTAAAG, encoded by the coding sequence GTGATCCCCGCGACCTTCGACTACGTCCGAGCCGGGTCGATCGACGAGGCGGTCGCCGCCCTCGTCGAGCACGGCGACGAGGCCAAGCTGCTGGCCGGCGGGCACAGCCTGCTGCCGCTGATGAAGCTGCGGCTCGCGGCGCCCGAGGTCATCGTCGACCTGGGCCGCGTCGATGAGCTCCGTGGCATCTGCGAGGCCGATGGTCACATCGCCATCGGCGCGATGACCACCCACGACGCGGTCACCAAGGACCCGCTGGTGCAGCAGCACTGCGGGGTCCTCGCCGACGTGACGAAGACGGTCGGGGACGCCCAGGTCCGCCACCGCGGCACCATCGGCGGTGCCATCGCCCACGGCGACGCGGCGAGCGACCTGCCGTCGCTCCTGCTGGCGCTCGATGGGACGGTCGTCGTCCAGGGCCCCGACGGGCGCCGCAACATCCGAGCAGCGGACCTGTTCGTCGACTACCTCGAGACCTCGATCGGTGAGGACGAGGTGGTGGTCGAGGTCCGGGTCCCGAAGCTCGTCGGTGACTGGGGTTGGCGCTACGAGAAGTTCGGTCGCGTCGCCCAGGCGTGGGCCATCGTCGGCTCGTGCGCCCTGGTCAAGCGCTCGGACGGGACCATCGAGGACGCGCGCATCGGGTTGACCCACATGGGAACGACCCCGCTGCGAGCCACCGCGACGGAGGCGGCGCTCCGCGGGGCATCGACCGACGCGATCGCCGACGCCGCCGACCAGGCCGCCGAGGGCACCTCGCCACCGAGCGACCTCAACGCGACTCCGGCGTTCCGCGGGCACCTCGCGCGGGTGCTGACGCGACGTGCCCTGACCGCCGCGGCCGGGTGA